A section of the Anabaena cylindrica PCC 7122 genome encodes:
- a CDS encoding metallophosphoesterase, which produces MQLKRRQFLFLGSFSAIGTGFLGWKLFGQNVGNSLLEPAIAANPAKKDLLLRFVSVADTGTGARGQYSVAKAMNFYHQKNPYNVVVLAGDNIYNNGEIEKINAVFERPYQPLLKKGVKFHACLGNHDIRTDNGVPQVKYAGFNMKGRYYTFGQDKIQFFALDTNGNADWKNQLVWLEKELSLSKADWKVVFGHHPIYSSGHYGSNSKFIKTFTPLFQKYNVQLYINGHEHNYERTRSINGTSYLTCGAGAGNRPVGRSEWTEYSTSNLSFATHDVYADRIEVNGIGVDNRVFDQGVIKLRSV; this is translated from the coding sequence ATGCAACTCAAACGTCGTCAATTTTTATTTTTAGGCAGTTTTAGTGCTATTGGGACAGGATTTCTAGGTTGGAAATTATTTGGTCAAAATGTAGGAAATTCTCTTTTAGAGCCAGCAATAGCCGCTAACCCAGCCAAAAAAGACTTGTTATTGCGTTTTGTGTCTGTAGCTGACACAGGTACTGGTGCTAGAGGTCAGTATTCTGTAGCTAAAGCAATGAATTTTTATCACCAGAAAAATCCATATAATGTAGTAGTTTTAGCTGGTGATAACATTTATAATAACGGCGAAATTGAGAAAATAAACGCAGTTTTTGAGCGTCCTTATCAGCCTTTGCTGAAAAAAGGTGTGAAGTTTCATGCTTGTTTAGGTAATCACGATATCCGTACTGATAATGGTGTCCCCCAAGTCAAATATGCTGGCTTTAATATGAAGGGACGTTATTATACATTTGGTCAAGATAAAATTCAGTTTTTTGCGTTAGATACTAATGGTAATGCAGATTGGAAAAATCAGCTAGTTTGGTTAGAGAAAGAATTAAGTTTAAGTAAAGCTGACTGGAAAGTTGTTTTTGGTCATCATCCGATTTATTCTTCTGGTCACTATGGGAGTAATTCAAAGTTTATTAAAACTTTTACTCCTTTGTTTCAAAAATACAATGTTCAACTTTATATCAATGGTCATGAACATAATTATGAACGCACTCGTTCTATTAATGGGACGAGTTATTTAACTTGTGGTGCTGGTGCGGGTAATCGTCCTGTTGGTCGTTCTGAGTGGACTGAATATTCGACTAGTAATTTGAGTTTTGCAACTCATGATGTGTATGCAGATAGAATTGAGGTAAATGGTATTGGTGTTGATAATCGTGTTTTTGATCAGGGTGTGATTAAGTTGAGGAGTGTTTAA